Proteins encoded within one genomic window of Mycolicibacterium aubagnense:
- the ruvC gene encoding crossover junction endodeoxyribonuclease RuvC: MRVMGVDPGLTRCGLSMIEGGTGRTVTALDVDVVRTPSDVELQRRLLTISDTVEHWMDTHRPDVIAIERVFANQNANTAMGTAQAGGVIALAAARRGIDVHFHTPSEVKAAVTGNGRADKAQVTTMVTKILGLQQKPTPADAADALALAICHCWRAPMIARMAAAEAKAAEFKKQYAAKVKAARA; this comes from the coding sequence GTGCGGGTAATGGGCGTCGACCCTGGTCTGACGCGCTGTGGCCTCTCGATGATCGAGGGTGGCACAGGGCGCACGGTCACTGCGCTCGATGTGGACGTGGTGCGTACCCCGTCGGACGTCGAGCTGCAGCGGCGGCTGCTGACCATCAGCGACACCGTCGAGCACTGGATGGACACCCACCGTCCCGACGTCATCGCGATCGAGCGGGTGTTCGCCAACCAGAACGCCAACACCGCCATGGGCACGGCGCAGGCCGGCGGCGTCATCGCCTTGGCGGCTGCGCGCCGGGGGATCGACGTCCATTTCCACACGCCCAGTGAGGTGAAGGCCGCCGTCACCGGAAACGGTCGGGCGGACAAGGCTCAGGTCACCACCATGGTCACCAAAATCCTTGGGCTGCAACAGAAGCCGACTCCGGCCGACGCCGCCGATGCGTTGGCCCTGGCCATCTGCCACTGCTGGCGGGCGCCCATGATCGCCCGGATGGCCGCGGCGGAGGCGAAGGCGGCGGAGTTCAAGAAGCAGTACGCGGCAAAAGTGAAGGCGGCACGCGCATGA
- the ruvA gene encoding Holliday junction branch migration protein RuvA, translating to MIASIRGEVIDIALDHAVIEAAGVGYKIMATPATLSTLRRGTESRLITAMIVREDSQTLYGFADSDARDLFNTLLGVSGVGPKIALATLAVYDAPTLRQALGDGDVTALTRVPGIGKRGAERMVLELRDKIGATTGAGVGAAGGHSIRGPVVEALIGLGFPAKQAEEATDKVLANDPDANTATALRAALSMLGKK from the coding sequence ATGATCGCATCGATCCGTGGCGAAGTGATCGACATCGCGCTCGATCATGCGGTGATCGAGGCCGCCGGCGTCGGCTACAAGATCATGGCCACCCCGGCGACGCTGTCCACGCTCCGCCGCGGCACCGAATCGCGGCTGATCACCGCGATGATCGTGCGGGAGGACTCCCAGACGCTGTACGGCTTCGCCGACTCCGACGCCCGGGATCTGTTCAACACGCTGCTCGGGGTGTCCGGCGTCGGTCCCAAGATCGCGCTGGCGACCCTCGCGGTCTACGACGCCCCGACGTTGCGACAGGCCCTGGGTGACGGTGACGTCACCGCCTTGACCCGGGTCCCGGGCATCGGCAAGCGCGGCGCCGAGCGCATGGTGCTGGAGCTGCGCGACAAGATCGGTGCCACAACGGGAGCGGGCGTCGGCGCCGCCGGAGGGCATTCGATTCGTGGACCGGTCGTGGAAGCTCTTATCGGACTTGGCTTTCCGGCCAAGCAGGCCGAAGAGGCCACCGACAAGGTGCTCGCCAACGATCCGGATGCCAACACCGCCACCGCGCTGCGGGCCGCCCTGTCGATGTTGGGTAAGAAGTGA
- the ruvB gene encoding Holliday junction branch migration DNA helicase RuvB produces the protein MSRFEDEGAGPDEPPDREVSAALTVGEGDVDASLRPKSLREFIGQPRVREQLQLVLEGAKNRGGTPDHILLSGPPGLGKTSLAMIIAAELSSSLRVTSGPALERAGDLAAMLSNLVEGDVLFIDEIHRIARPAEEMLYLAMEDFRVDVVVGKGPGATSIPLEVAPFTLVGATTRSGALTGPLRDRFGFTAHMDFYEPPELERVLARSAGILGIELGAEAGAEVARRSRGTPRIANRLLRRVRDYAEVRADGVITRDVAKAALAVYDVDELGLDRLDRAVLTALTKSFGGGPVGVSTLAVAVGEEATTVEEVCEPFLVRAGMIARTPRGRVATPQAWTHLGLQPPINGLGQAGLFE, from the coding sequence GTGAGCCGGTTCGAAGACGAGGGCGCCGGGCCTGACGAACCGCCGGACCGGGAAGTCTCAGCCGCGCTGACCGTCGGCGAGGGCGACGTCGACGCCAGCCTGCGGCCCAAGTCGCTGCGCGAGTTCATCGGCCAGCCCCGGGTGCGTGAGCAGCTGCAACTGGTGCTCGAAGGAGCCAAGAACCGCGGCGGCACACCCGACCACATCCTGCTGTCCGGACCGCCCGGTCTGGGCAAGACGTCGCTGGCCATGATCATCGCCGCCGAGCTGAGCTCGTCGTTGCGCGTCACCTCCGGGCCTGCCCTGGAACGTGCCGGTGACCTGGCCGCCATGCTCAGCAACCTGGTCGAGGGCGACGTGCTGTTCATCGACGAGATTCACCGCATCGCCCGGCCTGCCGAGGAGATGCTGTACCTGGCTATGGAGGACTTCCGGGTCGACGTCGTCGTCGGCAAGGGGCCCGGCGCGACGTCGATTCCGCTGGAGGTCGCACCGTTCACCCTGGTCGGTGCGACGACCCGCTCGGGAGCGCTGACCGGCCCGCTGCGCGACCGGTTCGGTTTCACCGCCCACATGGATTTCTACGAGCCGCCCGAGTTGGAACGCGTGCTGGCCCGCTCGGCCGGCATCCTCGGTATCGAGCTGGGTGCCGAGGCGGGCGCGGAAGTGGCCCGACGGTCCCGCGGCACGCCACGTATCGCGAACCGGTTGCTGCGGCGCGTTCGCGACTACGCCGAGGTCCGCGCCGACGGCGTCATCACCCGGGACGTGGCCAAGGCTGCACTCGCGGTCTACGACGTCGACGAGCTCGGCCTGGATCGCCTGGACCGGGCGGTGTTGACCGCGCTGACAAAGAGTTTCGGGGGCGGTCCGGTCGGTGTCTCGACGCTGGCGGTCGCGGTCGGGGAGGAGGCCACCACCGTCGAGGAGGTGTGTGAGCCGTTCCTCGTGCGCGCCGGCATGATCGCCCGGACTCCGCGGGGCCGCGTGGCCACCCCGCAGGCGTGGACGCATCTTGGCCTGCAACCGCCGATAAACGGACTTGGACAGGCCGGGCTGTTTGAATAG
- a CDS encoding DUF1304 domain-containing protein — protein sequence MLTAGLIVAGLAALLHVYIFVMESLTWTSPRTRATFGLTEQQAVDTKELAFNQGFYNLFLAIVTAIGIAALAVGHCGIGLALIFAGVGSMLAAALVLLLSSPDKARAAISQGLFPAIAVVLLVIVTVR from the coding sequence ATGCTGACTGCAGGGTTGATCGTTGCCGGCCTCGCCGCGCTGTTGCACGTGTACATCTTCGTGATGGAGTCGCTCACCTGGACCTCACCGCGTACCCGGGCCACCTTCGGCCTCACTGAACAGCAGGCGGTGGACACCAAGGAGCTGGCCTTCAATCAGGGGTTCTACAACCTGTTCCTGGCCATCGTCACCGCCATCGGTATCGCAGCACTTGCCGTGGGGCACTGCGGAATCGGCCTGGCGCTGATCTTCGCCGGGGTCGGTTCGATGCTGGCCGCGGCGCTGGTGTTGCTCCTGTCGTCCCCGGACAAGGCGCGCGCGGCGATCTCACAGGGTCTCTTCCCCGCGATCGCGGTCGTGCTGCTGGTGATCGTGACAGTGAGGTGA
- a CDS encoding lytic transglycosylase domain-containing protein → MAIVLAFTGAAQSTADPGPDPAQIADVLVADEQAVRDPATPEPALIAAAHRQQAAYRDIARHPEWDAVIAPHIPPALAAAYEHNVDAGRQLFGMTPPRDTVPPWTIQPPAPADELLGYYREAQAMSGVDWTYLAAINLVESRFGRINGDSTAGAQGPMQFLPSTFAAYGTGDVRAPRDAILAAGRYLAANGFAADRDGALHHYNHSGAYVRAVDDYAAVLAADPAAFAGYYQWQVYYRTTVGDLVLPVGYSASTPMPAADYLASHAQ, encoded by the coding sequence ATCGCCATCGTGCTGGCATTCACCGGCGCCGCGCAGTCCACCGCGGATCCGGGGCCCGACCCGGCGCAGATCGCCGACGTCCTGGTCGCCGACGAACAGGCGGTGCGCGACCCGGCGACGCCGGAACCCGCGTTGATCGCGGCGGCGCACCGGCAGCAGGCGGCGTATCGCGATATCGCTCGGCACCCCGAATGGGACGCGGTCATCGCACCGCACATCCCGCCTGCCCTGGCCGCGGCGTATGAACACAACGTCGACGCCGGTCGTCAACTGTTCGGGATGACACCGCCGCGCGACACCGTCCCGCCGTGGACCATCCAGCCGCCGGCGCCCGCCGACGAACTACTCGGCTACTACCGCGAGGCTCAGGCAATGTCCGGGGTCGACTGGACGTACCTCGCGGCGATCAACCTCGTCGAATCGCGATTCGGCCGGATCAACGGCGACAGTACGGCCGGCGCGCAGGGGCCCATGCAGTTCCTGCCGTCGACGTTCGCCGCGTACGGCACCGGTGACGTCCGCGCGCCGCGCGATGCCATCCTCGCGGCCGGTCGCTACCTGGCCGCCAACGGCTTCGCCGCGGATCGGGACGGCGCCCTGCACCACTACAACCATTCCGGCGCGTACGTCCGTGCGGTCGACGACTACGCGGCGGTGCTGGCCGCCGATCCTGCGGCGTTCGCGGGCTACTACCAATGGCAGGTCTACTACCGGACCACGGTCGGGGACCTCGTGCTGCCCGTCGGATACTCGGCGTCGACTCCGATGCCGGCGGCTGACTACCTGGCGTCACACGCGCAGTAG
- the yajC gene encoding preprotein translocase subunit YajC, with protein MDLVVFLPLLLVMGAFMFFASRRQRKQMQATIDLHNSLKVGDRVHTTSGLLATITRIDDDNVDLEIAPGVVTTWMKLAVRDRIEPEVETADELTSPAVEEGAPKTEG; from the coding sequence ATGGATTTGGTTGTTTTCCTGCCGCTGCTCCTGGTCATGGGTGCCTTCATGTTCTTCGCGTCGCGGCGGCAGCGGAAGCAGATGCAGGCCACCATCGACCTGCACAACTCGCTGAAGGTTGGCGACCGCGTGCACACCACGTCCGGTCTGCTCGCCACCATCACCCGGATCGACGACGACAATGTCGATCTGGAGATCGCTCCCGGCGTCGTCACCACCTGGATGAAGCTGGCTGTGCGCGACCGCATCGAACCCGAGGTCGAGACTGCTGACGAGCTGACCTCGCCTGCTGTCGAAGAAGGCGCGCCGAAGACTGAAGGCTGA
- the secD gene encoding protein translocase subunit SecD, protein MASSSAPVHPYRYLSLFLALLVGAYLLVFLTGDKQAKPKLGIDLQGGTRVTLTARTPDGSAPSREALIQAQEIIGSRVNGLGVSGSEVVIDGSNLIITVPGQDGSEARNLGQTARLYIRPVVHVIPAQGAQPAKPAAPAAPVPGAPGGIPGVPGMPGMPGMPPLIAPAEPEAPITPPTPGMPAHPASTAPAPAPQPRPFPEEPTPAPSDTSTAPAPAEPGTPAAPAEPGAPAAPGEPGAPAAPAPGAPAPGAPAPGAPAEHGPKAELAQRIADEKALRQSTQPQIQLLALQFQATRCDQQDVLAGNDDPNLPLVTCSKDHKEVYLLDKSIISGDEIKDASSGLNQQQGEYVVDVTFKEKAADVWANFTAANIGTQTAFVLDSQVVSAPAIQEAIPGGRTQITGHFNATSAKDLANVLKYGSLPLSFESSEAQTVSATLGLTSLKAGLIAGAIGLALVLLYSLIYYRLLGLLVALSLIISGAMVFALLVLLGRYINYTLDLAGVAGIIISIGTTADSFVVLFERVKDEIREGRSFRSAVPRGWTRARKTILSGNAVTLLAAVVLYILAVGQVKGFAFTTGLMTVINVVVVFLVTWPLVYLASKSRMIAKPAFNGLGAVQRIAQERRAASYAATEQG, encoded by the coding sequence GTGGCATCGTCTTCGGCGCCGGTGCACCCATACCGCTATCTGTCGTTGTTCCTGGCGCTGCTCGTCGGTGCCTACCTCCTGGTGTTTCTCACCGGCGACAAGCAGGCCAAGCCCAAGCTGGGCATCGACCTGCAGGGCGGTACCCGGGTCACCCTGACTGCACGTACCCCTGACGGCTCGGCCCCGTCCCGCGAGGCGCTGATCCAGGCGCAGGAGATCATCGGCTCCCGCGTGAACGGTCTCGGTGTCTCCGGCTCCGAGGTTGTGATCGACGGTTCGAATCTGATCATCACCGTGCCCGGTCAGGACGGCAGCGAAGCCCGCAACCTGGGGCAGACCGCGCGGCTGTATATCCGGCCGGTCGTCCACGTCATCCCGGCTCAGGGTGCGCAACCGGCCAAGCCCGCTGCGCCTGCCGCTCCGGTTCCCGGTGCTCCGGGTGGCATCCCAGGAGTACCTGGCATGCCCGGAATGCCCGGAATGCCGCCGCTGATCGCCCCGGCTGAGCCCGAGGCCCCGATCACCCCGCCGACGCCCGGCATGCCCGCGCACCCGGCGTCCACCGCGCCCGCTCCGGCGCCGCAGCCGCGTCCGTTCCCCGAGGAGCCGACCCCGGCGCCGTCGGACACCTCGACCGCTCCTGCACCCGCAGAGCCAGGTACCCCTGCAGCTCCGGCTGAACCAGGTGCGCCCGCCGCACCGGGTGAACCGGGTGCCCCCGCTGCACCTGCCCCTGGCGCTCCGGCTCCTGGCGCTCCGGCTCCTGGCGCCCCCGCCGAGCACGGTCCCAAGGCCGAACTGGCCCAGCGCATCGCCGACGAGAAGGCCCTGCGTCAAAGCACCCAGCCGCAGATCCAGCTGCTGGCGCTGCAGTTCCAGGCCACCCGCTGCGACCAGCAGGACGTGCTGGCCGGCAACGACGACCCGAACCTGCCGCTCGTGACGTGCTCCAAGGACCACAAAGAGGTCTACTTGCTGGACAAGTCGATCATCAGCGGTGACGAGATCAAGGACGCCTCGTCAGGTCTGAATCAGCAGCAGGGCGAGTACGTCGTCGACGTCACGTTCAAGGAGAAGGCCGCCGACGTGTGGGCCAACTTCACCGCCGCCAACATCGGCACGCAGACGGCCTTCGTGCTCGACTCCCAGGTGGTCAGTGCGCCGGCCATCCAGGAGGCGATCCCGGGCGGACGTACGCAGATCACCGGCCACTTCAACGCCACGTCGGCGAAAGACCTGGCCAACGTGCTGAAGTACGGCTCGCTGCCGCTGTCGTTTGAGTCGTCGGAGGCCCAAACCGTGTCGGCCACGCTCGGCTTGACGTCGCTGAAGGCGGGCTTGATCGCCGGTGCGATCGGTCTTGCGCTCGTGCTGCTGTATTCGCTGATCTACTACCGCTTGCTCGGACTTCTTGTCGCCTTGTCGTTGATCATCTCCGGCGCAATGGTTTTCGCGCTGCTGGTACTGCTGGGCAGATACATCAACTACACGTTGGACCTGGCGGGCGTCGCCGGCATCATCATCAGCATCGGCACAACTGCGGACTCGTTCGTGGTGCTATTCGAACGTGTCAAGGACGAGATCCGCGAAGGCCGATCGTTCCGTTCGGCGGTGCCACGAGGTTGGACGCGGGCCCGCAAGACAATCCTGTCGGGCAACGCAGTCACGTTGTTGGCAGCCGTGGTGCTCTACATCCTGGCCGTCGGACAGGTGAAGGGTTTCGCGTTCACCACCGGCCTGATGACCGTCATCAACGTCGTCGTGGTGTTCCTGGTGACGTGGCCGCTGGTGTATCTGGCGTCGAAGTCGCGCATGATCGCCAAGCCAGCGTTCAACGGGTTGGGCGCGGTGCAGCGGATCGCACAGGAACGACGAGCCGCCTCATATGCGGCCACGGAACAGGGATAG
- the secF gene encoding protein translocase subunit SecF — protein sequence MAANDSNDLDTTSVIEPPDIESVSAPKHGFLTQLYTGTGAFNIIGRRKVWFAVSGLILTIGIASIIIRGFTFGIDFIGGTQVSLPAAGAHETATVQQVEDVFTKTLGKAPQSVQTVGTGDSATVQIRSTTLSNDEVDKLRSALFDKFQPKGKDGQPSKLAISDSGVSETWGQQITHKGVIALVVFVVLAAIYVAIRYEPYMAAAASAAMFYTVVTTAGIYSLVGWEVTPATVIGLLTILGYSIYDTVVVFDKVEENTHGFEHTTRRTYAEQANLAVNQTFMRSINTGLIAMLPIVALMVIAVWMLGVGTLKDLALVQLIGIFTGHYSSIFFATPLLVSMRERTDLVKNHTRRVLNRRKSSTERGSAGGEEVSVGAVAVDAPEKPAPGAKPLRPTGKPSGKRNSRG from the coding sequence ATGGCTGCGAACGATTCCAATGACCTCGACACGACGAGCGTCATCGAACCGCCCGACATCGAGTCGGTCAGCGCGCCGAAGCACGGCTTCCTCACGCAGCTTTACACCGGCACCGGGGCGTTCAACATCATCGGCCGACGGAAGGTGTGGTTCGCGGTCAGCGGTCTGATCCTCACGATCGGCATCGCGAGCATCATCATCCGTGGTTTCACGTTCGGCATCGACTTCATCGGCGGTACCCAGGTTTCGTTGCCGGCCGCCGGCGCACACGAAACAGCCACGGTGCAGCAGGTCGAGGATGTCTTTACCAAGACATTGGGCAAGGCTCCTCAGTCGGTCCAGACCGTTGGCACGGGTGACTCGGCGACGGTGCAGATTCGGTCGACGACGCTGTCGAACGACGAAGTAGACAAGCTCCGCAGCGCGCTGTTCGACAAATTCCAGCCGAAGGGCAAGGACGGACAGCCGAGCAAGTTGGCGATCAGCGATTCCGGAGTGTCCGAGACGTGGGGCCAGCAGATCACCCACAAGGGCGTCATTGCGCTGGTGGTGTTCGTCGTCCTGGCGGCGATCTATGTCGCAATACGATATGAGCCCTACATGGCGGCCGCGGCGTCGGCCGCGATGTTCTACACGGTCGTCACCACCGCTGGCATTTACTCGCTTGTCGGATGGGAAGTAACCCCAGCAACCGTGATCGGGCTGCTGACGATTCTGGGATATTCCATCTACGACACTGTCGTTGTGTTCGACAAGGTGGAGGAGAACACCCACGGTTTCGAGCACACCACTAGACGCACTTACGCCGAACAGGCCAACTTGGCGGTCAACCAGACATTTATGCGGTCTATCAACACGGGCCTGATCGCGATGCTGCCGATCGTCGCCTTGATGGTGATCGCAGTGTGGATGCTCGGTGTCGGGACACTGAAGGATCTGGCCCTGGTCCAGCTGATTGGTATCTTCACCGGCCACTACTCGTCGATCTTCTTTGCGACGCCGCTGCTGGTGTCGATGCGCGAGCGCACCGACCTGGTAAAGAACCACACTCGCCGCGTGCTCAACCGCCGCAAGTCGTCGACCGAGCGCGGCAGTGCCGGCGGCGAGGAAGTGAGTGTCGGTGCAGTGGCGGTCGATGCACCGGAGAAGCCGGCGCCGGGGGCCAAGCCGTTGCGCCCGACCGGTAAGCCGTCGGGTAAGCGAAACAGCCGGGGCTAG
- a CDS encoding ABC transporter substrate-binding protein — protein sequence MPARFRRTALAGAVLLVAGFGLSGCGSSTDAVDYIVDGALPTYNTASVIGAASGAPQAFSRVQTGFNFRGPDGQVVADRDFGTVSVVGRSPLTLDYKINDSAVYSDGKPVTCDDMVLAWAAQSGQFPAFDAASRAGYVDVAAVDCTPGQKRARVTFVRDRDITDYGQLFAATSLLPAHVLDDSLGLGDGGVTKALQTGDGPAIDKIAAAWNTTWDLKPDADLKRFPSAGPYKLASVAKDGSITLAANDKWWGAKPVIGEITVTPRGADLVSRIKSGKVEIVDIAAGVLGKDDVPASYVRTDSSSDDIQQLIFAAQGALADPGARRAVALCTPRDAIGAAVGVPVSNARLNTASDDSLTVAENVDASGQFAAADVDGARAAAGGQPLTVRLGYRGPDARLASVVAAITKSCAAAGITVQDVASPTVGAQSLRANDIDVLLSGGGGAAGSGSSGSSVADSYALHGGNGNNLSGYANERVDGVIAALAVTTDPKEQARLLGEGATVLWGDVPTLPLYRQQRTLLVSKDMTLVRGNPTRWGAGWNMDRWGSK from the coding sequence ATGCCCGCCCGGTTCCGCCGAACCGCATTGGCTGGTGCGGTGCTGTTGGTGGCCGGTTTCGGCCTGTCCGGTTGTGGCAGTTCGACCGACGCCGTCGACTACATCGTCGACGGCGCGCTGCCCACCTACAACACCGCGTCGGTCATCGGCGCGGCTTCGGGTGCGCCGCAGGCATTTTCGCGGGTGCAGACGGGTTTCAACTTTCGAGGACCCGACGGCCAGGTGGTTGCCGACCGCGACTTCGGCACCGTTTCGGTGGTCGGACGTTCCCCGCTGACCCTCGACTACAAGATCAACGACAGTGCCGTGTACTCCGACGGCAAACCCGTCACGTGTGACGACATGGTGCTGGCCTGGGCCGCGCAGTCGGGCCAGTTCCCGGCGTTCGACGCGGCCAGTCGCGCCGGGTACGTCGACGTGGCCGCCGTCGACTGCACGCCGGGTCAGAAGCGCGCTCGCGTCACCTTTGTTCGAGACCGCGACATCACCGACTATGGGCAGTTGTTCGCCGCGACGTCGCTGCTGCCGGCGCACGTGCTGGACGACTCGCTCGGTCTCGGGGACGGCGGGGTGACGAAGGCGCTGCAGACCGGCGACGGACCGGCCATCGACAAGATCGCCGCAGCGTGGAACACCACCTGGGACCTGAAACCCGACGCGGACCTCAAACGGTTCCCGTCGGCCGGCCCGTACAAGCTGGCGTCGGTGGCGAAAGACGGCTCGATCACCTTGGCTGCCAATGACAAATGGTGGGGCGCCAAGCCGGTGATCGGCGAGATCACGGTGACCCCGCGGGGTGCGGACCTGGTGAGCCGGATCAAGTCGGGCAAGGTCGAGATCGTCGACATCGCCGCCGGTGTGCTCGGCAAGGACGATGTGCCGGCGAGCTACGTGCGCACCGACAGCTCGTCCGACGACATCCAGCAGTTGATCTTCGCGGCCCAGGGTGCGTTGGCTGATCCCGGTGCGCGCCGCGCCGTCGCGCTCTGCACGCCGCGGGACGCCATCGGCGCCGCGGTCGGGGTTCCGGTCAGCAACGCCCGGCTGAACACGGCGTCGGACGATTCTCTCACCGTGGCCGAAAACGTCGATGCAAGCGGACAATTCGCCGCCGCTGACGTCGACGGGGCACGGGCCGCGGCGGGCGGCCAGCCGCTGACCGTGCGCTTGGGTTATCGCGGCCCGGACGCGCGGCTGGCCTCGGTGGTCGCCGCGATCACGAAGTCGTGCGCCGCTGCGGGTATCACCGTGCAGGACGTGGCCTCGCCGACGGTGGGTGCACAAAGTCTGCGCGCCAACGACATTGACGTGCTCTTGTCCGGTGGCGGGGGAGCGGCGGGCAGCGGGTCCAGTGGCTCGTCGGTGGCGGATTCCTACGCCCTGCACGGCGGCAACGGCAACAATCTCTCCGGATATGCCAATGAACGCGTCGACGGCGTCATCGCGGCCCTCGCGGTGACCACCGACCCCAAGGAGCAGGCGCGCCTACTCGGTGAAGGTGCGACGGTGCTCTGGGGTGATGTGCCGACCCTGCCGCTGTATCGGCAGCAGCGGACGCTGCTGGTATCGAAAGACATGACGTTGGTGCGCGGCAATCCCACGCGGTGGGGTGCCGGCTGGAACATGGACCGTTGGGGAAGCAAGTGA
- a CDS encoding adenine phosphoribosyltransferase translates to MNDLNALFAELVREVPDFPEPGIQFKDLTPLLADGRGLAAVTAALAEIAEGVDLVAGIDARGFLLGAAVATRLRTGVLAVRKGGKLPPPVYSQTYTLEYGTATLEIPADGIDLTGRRVVVIDDVLATGGTVAATVRLLQAAGATVTAAAVVLELNGLGGRAVLEPLPVTSLYVV, encoded by the coding sequence GTGAACGATCTGAATGCCCTCTTCGCCGAACTCGTCCGTGAGGTGCCGGATTTCCCGGAGCCCGGCATCCAGTTCAAGGATCTGACGCCGCTACTGGCCGACGGCCGCGGGCTGGCGGCCGTGACGGCCGCCCTCGCCGAGATCGCCGAGGGCGTGGACCTGGTCGCGGGTATCGATGCTCGCGGCTTCCTGCTGGGGGCCGCGGTCGCGACGCGGCTGCGCACCGGTGTCCTCGCGGTCCGCAAGGGCGGGAAGTTGCCGCCGCCGGTGTACAGCCAGACCTACACACTGGAGTACGGCACCGCAACGCTGGAGATTCCCGCTGACGGGATCGATCTGACCGGCCGGCGCGTTGTCGTCATAGACGACGTGCTGGCTACCGGCGGAACGGTTGCTGCGACGGTGCGGCTGCTGCAGGCAGCAGGTGCGACGGTGACCGCGGCCGCGGTCGTGCTGGAGCTGAACGGCCTCGGTGGACGCGCTGTGCTGGAACCGCTCCCGGTCACCAGCCTGTACGTGGTCTGA